A genomic region of Pseudomonas sp. RSB 5.4 contains the following coding sequences:
- the murB gene encoding UDP-N-acetylmuramate dehydrogenase — protein sequence MSLQVQPQISLKPFNSFGVDVRAQLFAEAHSDADVREALAYATAHDVPLLVIGGGSNLLLTADIPALVLRMASRGIRLISDDGSRVVIEAEAGEPWHPFVQHTLALGFSGLENLSLIPGTVGAAPMQNIGAYGVEIKDVFAGLTALDRQTGELRDFSLEECNFAYRDSLFKQQPGRWLILRVRFKLDRAAHLHLEYGPVRQRLTEQGIEQPTPTDVSRAICSIRSEKLPDPAVLGNAGSFFKNPLVSAALVEQIKAQHPDLVAYAQPNGQMKLAAGWLIERAGWKGFREADAGVHKLQALVLVNYGSATGLQLLDLAQRIQKDIAERFNVELEMEPNRY from the coding sequence CAGTTGTTCGCCGAGGCCCACAGCGATGCCGACGTGCGCGAAGCCTTGGCCTATGCGACTGCCCATGACGTGCCATTGCTGGTGATCGGCGGCGGCAGCAACCTGCTGCTGACGGCTGATATCCCGGCGCTGGTGCTGCGCATGGCCAGCCGTGGCATTCGGCTGATCAGCGATGACGGCAGCCGCGTGGTGATCGAGGCTGAAGCTGGCGAACCGTGGCATCCGTTCGTGCAACACACCTTGGCGCTGGGATTTTCCGGTCTGGAAAACCTCAGTCTGATTCCCGGCACCGTTGGCGCGGCGCCGATGCAGAACATCGGTGCCTACGGCGTCGAGATCAAGGATGTGTTCGCCGGGCTGACCGCGCTGGATCGTCAGACCGGCGAGCTGCGCGACTTCAGCCTGGAAGAATGCAACTTTGCCTACCGCGACAGCCTGTTCAAGCAGCAGCCGGGGCGTTGGCTGATCCTGCGGGTGCGCTTCAAACTTGATCGAGCTGCCCACCTGCATCTGGAGTACGGCCCGGTGCGTCAGCGCCTGACCGAGCAGGGCATCGAGCAACCGACGCCCACCGACGTCAGCCGCGCGATCTGCAGTATCCGCAGCGAAAAATTGCCGGATCCGGCCGTGCTCGGCAATGCCGGCAGTTTCTTCAAGAATCCGCTGGTGTCGGCGGCGCTGGTCGAGCAGATCAAGGCGCAGCACCCGGATCTGGTGGCCTATGCGCAACCGAACGGGCAAATGAAGCTGGCCGCCGGCTGGTTGATCGAGCGCGCTGGCTGGAAGGGTTTCCGTGAGGCCGATGCTGGCGTGCATAAATTGCAGGCGCTGGTGCTGGTCAACTACGGCTCCGCGACCGGCCTGCAATTGCTCGATCTGGCGCAACGCATCCAGAAAGATATTGCCGAACGTTTCAATGTCGAGCTGGAAATGGAGCCGAACCGTTATTGA